A genomic region of Phragmites australis chromosome 2, lpPhrAust1.1, whole genome shotgun sequence contains the following coding sequences:
- the LOC133904849 gene encoding adenylate-forming reductase 06235: MDWQDPAKLTHTKFSSCRGVSFELKPSPGSPFDLDAAARPSHPPPDAPMAGRWVWLPAPFSRGSSRIFLAAPESHAFGRSWSRASSHFCHLDVGDEGTDDESVGADEEMAVAVAAVAVDHVPSNRSSAPASAGRSRLGVILLDQGLFTVYKRLFVLCVALNAMGLALAATGHFPYARGHAALFAMGNILELTLCRSEAVLRVVFWLAVALFGRPWVPVVIKTGVTAILQSLGGVHSGCGVSSLAWLVYALVQALQHRDVTPREVIGVASAILGLLVLSCLAAFPLVRHLHHNVFERTHRFAGWGALALLWAFVVLSAGYDPATTSYDRLTVATLVKHQELWFCVAITFFTFLPWLTVRRVPVKVTARSTHASTITFQGGIKAGLLGRISRSPLSEWHAFGIISDGGDTHAMLAGAVGDFTRGLISDPPSHLWVRGVHFAGLPYLLNMYRSATMVATGSGICVFLSFLMQPGAAELSLVWVAKGIEANYGEEMKAAVSSSERLRGRVVVHDTAVMGRPDVAALAVGAASRWGAEVVVVTSNPEGSRDVVRGCRKASIPAFGPIWDS, encoded by the coding sequence ATGGATTGGCAAGACCCAGCCAAGCTCACGCACACAAAGTTCTCGAGCTGCCGTGGCGTCTCCTTCGAGCTCAAGCCGTCACCGGGCAGCCCTTTCGACCTTGACGCCGCCGCTCGTCCTTCCCATCCGCCGCCGGACGCCCCGATGGCCGGCCGGTGGGTCTGGctccctgcgcctttcagccgTGGGTCCTCCAGGATATTCCTTGCTGCGCCAGAGTCCCACGCTTTTGGCAGGTCGTGGAGCCGCGCGAGCAGCCACTTCTGCCACCTCGACGTCGGTGACGAAGGCACAGACGATGAGTCCGTCGGCGCGGACGAGGAGATGGCCGTCGCTGTGGCAGCTGTGGCCGTTGATCACGTGCCCAGCAACAGGTCAAGCGCGCCGGCGTCGGCCGGGCGCTCGAGGCTCGGCGTCATACTGTTGGACCAGGGCTTGTTCACCGTGTACAAGCGCCTCTTCGTACTGTGCGTCGCGCTCAATGCGATGGGGCTCGCGCTCGCGGCGACCGGGCACTTCCCTTACGCAAGGGGGCACGCCGCCCTCTTCGCCATGGGCAACATCCTGGAGCTCACGCTCTGCCGCTCCGAGGCGGTGCTCCGCGTCGTGTTCTGGCTCGCCGTCGCGCTCTTCGGCAGGCCGTGGGTGCCGGTCGTCATCAAGACTGGCGTCACGGCGATATTGCAATCGCTAGGCGGCGTGCACAGCGGCTGCGGCGTGTCGTCGCTGGCGTGGCTTGTGTACGCGCTGGTGCAGGCTCTCCAGCACCGCGACGTGACGCCCCGCGAGGTCATCGGCGTTGCGTCGGCCATACTGGGCCTGCTCGTGCTCTCGTGCTTGGCCGCGTTCCCGCTCGTGCGCCACCTCCACCACAACGTGTTCGAGCGAACGCACCGGTTCGCCGGCTGGGGCGCGCTCGCGCTGCTCTGGGCCTTCGTCGTGCTTTCCGCCGGCTACGACCCGGCGACCACCTCATACGACAGGCTCACCGTCGCTACCCTCGTGAAGCACCAGGAGCTCTGGTTCTGCGTCGCCATCACCTTCTTCACCTTCCTCCCGTGGCTCACCGTGCGCCGCGTGCCGGTCAAGGTCACCGCGCGTTCCACGCACGCGTCGACCATAACCTTTCAAGGTGGCATCAAAGCCGGCCTTCTCGGGCGCATCAGCCGCTCGCCGCTCTCCGAGTGGCACGCCTTCGGCATCATATCCGACGGCGGGGACACGCACGCCATGCTCGCCGGCGCGGTGGGCGACTTCACCCGTGGCCTCATCTCCGACCCGCCCAGTCACCTCTGGGTGCGCGGCGTCCACTTCGCCGGGCTGCCGTACCTCCTTAACATGTACCGTAGCGCGACCATGGTCGCCACGGGCTCCGGCATCTGCGTGTTCCTGTCGTTCCTGATGCAGCCGGGCGCGGCGGAGCTGTCGCTTGTGTGGGTGGCTAAGGGCATCGAGGCGAACTACGGCGAGGAGATGAAGGCGGCGGTGTCCAGCAGCGAGAGGCTGCGCGGGCGCGTGGTCGTGCACGACACAGCCGTGATGGGGCGGCCGGACGTTGCGGCGCTGGCCGTGGGCGCGGCGTCGCGGTGGGGcgcggaggtggtggtggtgacgaGCAACCCGGAGGGGAGCAGGGACGTCGTCAGGGGGTGTCGCAAGGCCAGCATCCCGGCGTTCGGGCCCATATGGGATTCTTGA